ATATTAATCGCCTGCATCCTTGCGGCTGCGCTGATCGTCATAGCTGCGTTTACAGTATCTGGAATTGGAGACGATAAAATTCCCCCGGGTCAGGCTGAAAAAATCCCCGAAAGCACGGAAAGTCAAAACAATCCGACTCCCAACACCACCAGGGAGAACACAACCTTCATCGACATCCACCATGCAGACGGCGGAAGAATCATACTCTACCCGGAAGACCCTGAATTTCCTGCCATAGAAGCTGAGTGTTACGAACAGATCCGCTGCATCATTTCCCAGATAAAGACCGGTTTTTCCAGTGCTGAGTTGAATGCCATGAAAAACAACGGCACTTATGTCGCGATAAATTTCTCCGCCCCGACCACATTTGAGACCAGCTACATCGTCGACGGATCACCCAAGACGATCACGATCGATGAGGCGATATTTTTCTTCGATCCGGAATACGAAGAGCTGATCATCACCCCTATGCAAAACGCAGCCGGTGTCTGGGGAACGTCGCGTGACCGGGAAGAACTGAAAAAACTTGCTGACCCGATCTTTCAGAAGTTCTAAGGCGGCAATGGAACAACAATATGGATTTTAATGTATTTTCAACAGGATTAAGAACAGACCATATCCCCGGATCACCGGTTTATCCCGTATAGAGGATCACAATCCGACATGTTAGACATTGCCGGCAGCGGGTAACCTATATATCATATAAAGGCAAAAAGTCCCCGGGCAGTGTCTGTGATGACAGCGATGGCGGACCAGTGAAATATAGAGGAAACAATGGAAAAATAAGAATAAAATATAATCTTGTTTTATGCCCCCAACCTTTCCATCTCGCTGCCGCCGGTCCTGGTTACGGCCTGCCCGCAATCTTCTCGTTTTAAAAAGTTCAGGCGATACCGACGACTGAATCCATAATACTTGGCAGATCCCGGAAGAATATTCTGCAACTACCCCGATAAATATGATTAAATAATTTTAATAAAAATTAAATAACAGGTGCACCTGCATGAGTGTAAAAAGTTTCAGCATCTCCGACGACGTATACGAAAAATATTCGTCCGAATGCAAACGCCTCGGCCTCAATATGAGCAAACAGATTGAAAATTTCATGAAGTTCCAGCTCGACGAAGAATTTGCAGTAAGGGAGGAGTACATTTATAAAATAGACAAACTTCGGAAAGAAAGATTCAGACCGGTTTCCGATTTCGACAAAGAGTTTGAGATCTCCTGAAAGAATTTCGGAGGTTTCCATTGTACAGCCTTTTCATCTCCGAAACTCTTGAAGCAAAACTGGAAAAACTAAAGAAAGGAGATAAAGAAACTCTCGTAATCATATCAAAGAAAGTAAAGGAAATTCAAAAAAATCCATATCACTTCAAACCATTAAGACATGACCTGAAAGGGATCAGAAGAGTCCACATAAACAGATCATTTGTACTCATATATGAGATAATCGAGCCGGAAAATGCCGTAAGACTCCTAGACTTTGATCATCACGACAAAATTTACAAAATTTAACTTGAAATCAGGCAATAAAGACAAAATAGGATCAATTTCAAAATTATGCTCTTAAAACCGGCTTTGATTATAAACCCATCCAGAAAACATACTCATCTAAAGATCCAGTAACTTATCGATCTCCTCTTCGCTGACAAACCGGCCTTCGCGAAATTCTTTCACGGCCTCATCTATTCTCTCAAGTGTTTTTCCGGAAAGGAGTTCAGGATCGATCTCCAAATTTAGAGTATATTGAATTATATCATGACAAAATTGAATGAAAAGAACCGGTTTGAAAAAAATAGGATTCTAAAGATCACAAATAAAGAACATACTGGTACAGCCCTTTCCGGTCGTACTGGTGCTCGAGGATCCAGTTGTGGACTTCGACGCATTCGTTATATCGGTCGACAACGGACTGGAGACTCTGCGATCTGCTGTTATATGAATTAACCTTCGAATTGTAGACAGGAACATTCTTGTTGTAACCTGAAATATCCCCGCTTCTTCTCATCTGGTCGAGCTGATTCGACATGGAATCGATCTCGCTCTTAAGAGTTGCAAGCTCCGCCTCCTCCTGTTCAATCTGCGACGAGAGCTCTTCGCAGGTCAGGGCTTTCCTTTCAAAAATATTATAGATCTTCTGCACCTGGCTGCATGCCGTATAATACAGTCCGCCTTCGTTGTCGAAGGTAATCACGAGCGGATCGGAATCCAGCATCTCTCCTTCGCCGATCTCGATCTTCTCCCACCCGATAAGATTCACATCCGTAGATTCGATAGTCGCATATCCTGTATCCCTGTACTCGCACCCGTTCGATTTGATCCCCACGTTCATGTGCTCCTCGGAATCGTATTCGAGAAGTGCGACATCGTAGCCCTCCTTTAAAAGAAGCCCGGCGAGAAGAATGCTCTTGTCGTCGCAGTCTCCCGAATCCTCGTAAACGGTCTCCACCGGGTACTTGGGGTCCGTATCGTTCCTGTCTGTCAGATACGGGATAGACTGCACGTAAACCGAAATCAGCTCCGCGTACTCGTCGTCGTCAAGAGAAAGCTGATCCTTCACCTTCCTCAGCGACCCGAGAATCGCCTCGTAGACCTCGTCCATGTACTCGCTGTAGACAAACGACCTGTAATACTCCGAAGTCCATTCTTCGTCCGAGATATTTTCGTAAAGGTAGACGTATTTGTCCGTATTCTTCGCGTCTTCATACAGGACCTTGTCGACCGAATATTTTATCGAGATCTCGCTGTCCTGGAAACTGAACGTATCCTCGATCGTCACGTATTCCGGTGCAGCATCCCCGTGATTGATGGACGGGTAATCCGCATCGCTGAAGTGAAAAAAACTGTTCGAACAACCAGATGTCAAAAGAACGAATACCAACACCAGTATGAGAATTATTCCATATTTTATCCTGGACATGGATCACCTGTTTAATATTTCGGAGCCCAACCAATATAAATGAATATTTTGCTGGGCGTCGGTAATACTCTCCTCTCCGACGACGGTGCCGGCATCTTTGTCGCCGAATCATTTCTAAAGGACGGCTGGATCTCGTACAACTGCGGAACCGCCCCGGAAAATTTCACATCGGTAGTCAGGAGGGAAAAACCGGAGATTCTTCTCGTCGTCGATGCCGCAAGGATGGGGCTTTCACCCGGCGAATTCAGACAGGTCCCCGGAGAAAAGATCTCCGATGTCTCGTTCGGAACCCACCAGCTCCCTCTCTCCCAGCTTACTGCATACCTGAAAGAATATGCGGGAAGGATCATTATCATCGGAATCGAACCGAAGACGACGGATTTCGGGGAGGAGCTCTCGCCGGAGATCGAAGACGCCTGTAAAAAAATACTGGAGATCATCGAAGACGACCCCGGAAAAGTCCCGGAGCTCCGGGATTAACACCAAAGAACACAATAACCGGAAGATTAAATCTTCCTGTAAATAATATTCATTATATCTTGTTTCGCCTTTATTCCGTCCCCGGGGGAGCGGAATGAAGATCAAACAGCGGGGGAGAGAATATTTGATTCACTTAAAACACGCGATTGCATCTTTAACAGTAATTATCCTGTTATTTTCTTTTTTTTCAGGCTGTACATCTACAGAAGACTCAGGTAACCTCCTGGATGAAGACGAGGCACTCTTGGTTGCACTGAACGACAGCCTC
Above is a window of Methanolacinia paynteri DNA encoding:
- the hycI gene encoding hydrogenase maturation peptidase HycI → MNILLGVGNTLLSDDGAGIFVAESFLKDGWISYNCGTAPENFTSVVRREKPEILLVVDAARMGLSPGEFRQVPGEKISDVSFGTHQLPLSQLTAYLKEYAGRIIIIGIEPKTTDFGEELSPEIEDACKKILEIIEDDPGKVPELRD
- a CDS encoding type II toxin-antitoxin system RelE family toxin, whose amino-acid sequence is MYSLFISETLEAKLEKLKKGDKETLVIISKKVKEIQKNPYHFKPLRHDLKGIRRVHINRSFVLIYEIIEPENAVRLLDFDHHDKIYKI
- a CDS encoding bZIP transcription factor — translated: MSRIKYGIILILVLVFVLLTSGCSNSFFHFSDADYPSINHGDAAPEYVTIEDTFSFQDSEISIKYSVDKVLYEDAKNTDKYVYLYENISDEEWTSEYYRSFVYSEYMDEVYEAILGSLRKVKDQLSLDDDEYAELISVYVQSIPYLTDRNDTDPKYPVETVYEDSGDCDDKSILLAGLLLKEGYDVALLEYDSEEHMNVGIKSNGCEYRDTGYATIESTDVNLIGWEKIEIGEGEMLDSDPLVITFDNEGGLYYTACSQVQKIYNIFERKALTCEELSSQIEQEEAELATLKSEIDSMSNQLDQMRRSGDISGYNKNVPVYNSKVNSYNSRSQSLQSVVDRYNECVEVHNWILEHQYDRKGLYQYVLYL